GCGTACTCGCGAACAGCCAGCACCGGCTCCGCCATCAGGAGAAAGGCGGCTGCCCCCGACGCGGCGAGGAAGGCCGCGAGCTTCATGAGACGCGCCGCCGGCCACGCTCTTCTCTCGGCGAGCAATCGCCCGGCGAGGTAGAGAATCGCGACCATCGCGGCGTAGTAGAAGATCTGCGGATGGTTGGACCAGCCGAGCATCGCGAGGGAGAGGGCGAGGCCCGCGGCGGCAAGCGGGCCGGGGCGCTCCAGCAGCAGATCGAGCGCGAGCAGCACGAGGGGCGCATGCATGAGGGCGCGCAGCTTGGTGCTGTGGCCGGCCTCGACCACGCCCGGGACATAGGGAGTGAGGACGAATCCCAGCGCGGCCGCGGCGGCGGCGGGGACGCTCACTCCCTGCCGGCGGAAGAGGAAGAAGGCCGAGACCCCGCCGAGGAGGAACAGGAGGTAGTAGCGCATTCCCCTCGATCCCTTGAGGGGTTTCAGAAGCCAGTCGATCGGGCTCAGCGGATTCGCCGGCGTGTAGACATAGCTTCCGTAGGAGGGCATTCCCGCGAAGAGATGCGGAATCCACTGAGGGACCTCGCCCAGCGAGCGCTGTGCCTCGACTCCCCATACCCCAAAGGGGCGCACGCTGATCGTGTCGGCCGCTGCCGGCTCCTCTCCGCCGAAGATCATCGATGCGTAGAAGAGGAGAGGCAGCAGAGCGATCGCCGCCAGAGCGAGGAGAAGCGCCGAACGGCCCTTCCCGCCGCCTTCGATCATGCCTCGGTCCTGGGTCATCCTATCCCTCCCCCGTTCCGGTCCCGGCGATGTCGCCGGGCGCAATGCCAGGGATGCCTCTCCACAGCGGGCCCGCGCGGCCCGCGCACACCGTTGAACGATCCGGCCCCGGCGGCTAGGCTCTCTGGGACCTGCTTGATTCGAGCGAGCATCGACCTGCCGCGCGGGGGGAGAATCCTTCGATGGGTCCGAGGAACCACGACACGGTCGCGCTCTTCGAGGAGGCCGCATCCTGGGACGCCTTCGGGGACAACCCCTACCTCGAGGAGCGCAACCGGATCGTCCTCTCGATGCTCCCGCAGGCTGCGCAGAGCGTCGTCGACGTGGGGTGCGGAAACGGAGTCCTCCTCCGGGCGCTCGCCCTCTCTCGGTCGGTCGTGGGGCTTGATCCGAGCCGGAGAGCTCTCGCAGCGTTCGAGGGGCCGAGGGTCTGCGCCCTGGGGGAGCGGCTGCCGCTGCGGTCCGGAAGCGTCGATGTCGCCTGCGCCCTCGAGGTCCTGGAGCATCTGGACGGCGCGTCGGTCCTGGCCTGCTGCGCGGAACTCTCCCGCGTGGCGCGGCGCTGGATCCTGATCGGGACGCCCGACCGGGAGAACCCGCTTCGCAACGCCCTCAGGTGCCCCAGATGCGGAGAGATCTTCAACCGCAGCCACCATCTTCAGAGCTTCGACGAGTCCCGCATCGCCTCCCTCTTCCCGGAGTTCGCCCCTCTCTCCGTCAAGAACGGCGGACAACGGGTGCGAGGATATCTCAGGCCTCTCCTCTGGCTGCGACATCGTCTCGCAGGTCGCTTCTACAGCGGGCCGGGCGAGACGCGAGGGCTCTGTCCCGCCTGCGGAAACCGCGAGTTCCCTCGATTCCGGCACAATCTCCCTTCCCTTATGCTCGATGGAGTGAATCGGCTTCTGAGCCCAAGGCGTCCGTACTGGGTCCTGGTGCTCCTCGAGAGACGCCAAGACGGCAGGATAGGCGGCGCGGCGTGATCGGTCAAACCATCCCTTCGGCCGAGCGCTCCGTCCTGCTCGTCACCTACTACTTCCCTCCCGCAGGAGGCCCGGGCGTCCAGAGGATGCTCAAGTTCGCGAAGTACCTGCCCTGCTTCGGCTGGAGGCCGCTGATCCTGACCGTGCGCGAGGACGCCGCCTACCCTGTTCTCGATCCGACATTGCTCTGCGACATCCCCGCCGCCGCGCGCGTCGTTCGAACCGGGATCACGGAGTTCTACGGAGTCTACAAGGGGATCTCGAAGGCTCGGGGCCCCCTCGACATCAGCACGCGCAGCGGCCGCGAGGGCGCATCGGCTCGAATCCTCCGCTGGATCAGGGCCAGCCTCTTCATCCCGGACGGGCGCGTCGGATGGATCCCGCACGCCGTTCGGCCCGGACTCGGGCTCGCGCGGCGAGAGGGAGCCCTTGCCGTCATGAGCTCCGGCCCCCCCTTCACCGGCCATCTGATCGCCCGGAAGATCCGGAGCCGGCTTCGCCTGCCGTGGGTCGCCGACTTCCGGGATCCGTGGACCCGGGCGCCGTTCTATCCGGAGCGGCCCGCCCTAGCCCGTTGGATCGACGAGCGCCTCGAGCGGAGCGTGGTGCGCGAGGCCACGAAAGTCGTCTCCGTGAATCGCGAGATCTTGGACGACTTCCGCGAGCGACACGGAGAGCCGGGTGCAGAGCGGTTCCTTACGATTCCGAACGGTTTCGACCAAGAGGACTTCGAGGGCCTCGAGCGGGAGATTCCCGAGAAACTGACCCTGGTTCACACCGGAAGCCTCTTCGCCTCCAGGGATCCGCGGCCGCTCAGGGAAGCGCTCTCGACTCTCTGTCGTGAGGAGCCCGGCTTCGCCGAAGGGACCGAGATCATTCTCGCGGGGAGAGTCGACGACGATGTCGCCGGGGCCTTCGGCTCGCCGCCCCTCAGCCGCATGGTCCGATTCCCGGGCTACCTCCCCCACAGGGAGTCCCTCCGCCTCTTGATGCGGGCCCACATCTGCCTCCTCTTCATCGGGGAAGAGAGACAGTCGCGGGGCATGTTGACCGGCAAGCTCTTCGAGTACCTCGGGAGCGGCACGCCGGTGCTTGCGATCGGCCCCGAAGGGGAGGCGGCCGATCTGATCCGGACCTGCCGGGCCGGGACGATTCTCCCCCCCGGGGACGAGGGTCGATTGCTCGAGACGCTGCGGGCCCTCTGGAGGCGCCACCTGGCGGGAGAGCCGGTCCTCGACTCCCCCGACAAGGAGGCCGTCGCAGCCTTTGGCCGCAAGAGGCTCACAGGGCGCCTCGTCGCTGCGCTCGATGAGATCACGAGGGGCATATCGGATCCAGCCTCCTGCTGCTAGGATCATCCGGGGAGGAGGGGAGGAACGATGGGTGGAATCGGGTTTGCGCTGATCGGCTGCGGGAAGATAGGCGGAAAGCACGCCAAGATCTTGCCTGCCCTGCCCGATGTCGCGCTCCTCTATGCGTGCGACCCCACGCGGTCCAGGGCCGAGGAGCTGGCCGCCTCCGTTCCCGGATGCACCGCCACCACCGACATCGGCCGCGCCATCGGCGATCCCAGGGTCCAGGCCGTAGCCATCTGCACGCCCAGCGGCACCCACGCGGATCTCGGCATGCAGGCCGCGCGCGCGGGCAAGCACGTCATCATCGAGAAGCCCCTGGCGCTGCGTCTGGACGAGGCCGATCGGCTGATCGAGACCTGCGATCGCCGGGGGGTCAAGCTCTTCGTCGTCCAACAGAACCGCTACAACAGGCCCGTTCAGGCGCTGAGACGCGCCCTTGAGTCGGATCGTTTGGGCCACATCTTCCTCGGCACGGTACGGGTCCTCTGGCACAGGACTCAGGACTACTACAACGAGGAGGCATGGCGCGGCACCTGGGCGCAGGACGGC
Above is a window of Candidatus Eisenbacteria bacterium DNA encoding:
- a CDS encoding class I SAM-dependent methyltransferase encodes the protein MGPRNHDTVALFEEAASWDAFGDNPYLEERNRIVLSMLPQAAQSVVDVGCGNGVLLRALALSRSVVGLDPSRRALAAFEGPRVCALGERLPLRSGSVDVACALEVLEHLDGASVLACCAELSRVARRWILIGTPDRENPLRNALRCPRCGEIFNRSHHLQSFDESRIASLFPEFAPLSVKNGGQRVRGYLRPLLWLRHRLAGRFYSGPGETRGLCPACGNREFPRFRHNLPSLMLDGVNRLLSPRRPYWVLVLLERRQDGRIGGAA
- a CDS encoding glycosyltransferase family 4 protein, producing MIGQTIPSAERSVLLVTYYFPPAGGPGVQRMLKFAKYLPCFGWRPLILTVREDAAYPVLDPTLLCDIPAAARVVRTGITEFYGVYKGISKARGPLDISTRSGREGASARILRWIRASLFIPDGRVGWIPHAVRPGLGLARREGALAVMSSGPPFTGHLIARKIRSRLRLPWVADFRDPWTRAPFYPERPALARWIDERLERSVVREATKVVSVNREILDDFRERHGEPGAERFLTIPNGFDQEDFEGLEREIPEKLTLVHTGSLFASRDPRPLREALSTLCREEPGFAEGTEIILAGRVDDDVAGAFGSPPLSRMVRFPGYLPHRESLRLLMRAHICLLFIGEERQSRGMLTGKLFEYLGSGTPVLAIGPEGEAADLIRTCRAGTILPPGDEGRLLETLRALWRRHLAGEPVLDSPDKEAVAAFGRKRLTGRLVAALDEITRGISDPASCC